In the genome of Candidatus Aegiribacteria sp., the window CGTAATATAATAAAACAAGGCGCAAGTCCACAAATATCAGTTTATCCTGGGCACTCTGCCCAGAATTATAACGGAGATGCCGGAACCTGCTGCAAGCCCGGTAACCAGTCTTACGAAGTTGCAGCTCTCGTAAGATGAATGGAATTGCAGCAGACCATCAGCAATAAGAGGCAGCAGTAGAGGAAAGCCAGTCCAGAACGGAATTTTACGTATATGTGAATACATCAGAGCAACCCCGGCAGCAAGACCCAGCCAGAATGCCGTACACCTTGCGCACAGGCCGGATATTCCCCAGGGCAGTGTCAAACAACTTGAAGTCAGTCTATGGCAGGTTGCAGATAGAACCGGATCAATGAAATCCCCGCTGTCGCCCATGACAGGCCGGGCAATTGAAAACAGAAACATCAGGCCTGCAGGAACTCCCAAGAGAATAGCAAGTATAAGCCTGCCCTTTTTCCAGCTGTTGTTCATACCATACCTGACCTGCTCAGCGGAGTTCTATCTGGGTTCTTCTATCCAGATTATCCTTGTCCGGTTATCCGCTTCTATCTCCCCCAGCTCCGCAATGTATCCTGTAACCGCTTCCATGAGACTAACATTTGCGGGAACCGCATCATGTTCAAGCATTATATCGTAGCCTACATTGCCCTGGGCGAGATATCCGCTCGTTACGAATCTGTAGGTTCTTTCAAGGTCAAGCGGTTCTCCGTTTATCAGCAAATTCTCGATTTTTTCACCATCGGGCATCGCCTGATTGCGCTCCGCGGTAAGACCGCCTATTTCCATATCGCGGCGGCGCCCCTGCATACCTGTTTCAAGTATGGCCTTCAGTTCGGCCCCGGTAACCTCCATGACAAACAGATCCTCTTCAAAGGGTATCGCCTGGTAAACAACTCTTGGAGTTATGGAACCTCTGGGAATCGCAGCCCTTATGCCGCCGCGGTTCATGAGGGCGACATCGGCATCTGTGCTCCAGAGCATCGCATCGGCAATAAGTCTGCCAAGAGGATGCTCAGCATTTCCTCTTGATATCTGTTCGGTTGCCTCACCTATCACCTGGTCCATTCCAGCTTCAGCAACGGATCTGAAACCCTCTATCATCTCGGCTATCGCAGGATCAGGCCAGAATTCATCGTGAAGAAGACTTACATATTCCTCTCCCTCGGGAAGATCGTAACCGACAAGAGTTTTCGTGTCGGTATCTATCTTCAGACGAATGCGGCCTATTCCCGTCCCGTTGGCGTATCCCTGAACCACAAGGGTATGGTTTATCGGGTTCACCCAGGGTTCTGCAAATCCCAGGTGAGTATGGCCGGATACTATCAGATCTATCCCCGGAACAAGGCACGTAAGTTCCGCGTGATTCATGCAGAAATCTTTCGTATACTCCTCACCTGCGTTCCATGCTTCGTAAACCCTTTCAAGGTATTTGTCCGGGTCCCCCGGCTGCCCGAGATGGGAGACCAGTACAATGATGTCGGCTCCCTGTTCCTCAACCTCCACTATGTATCTTTGTGTGCATTCCACTTCGTTCAGGAAGATATAGCTGCCGAGAAGCTCAGGAGTGACAAGCCCGTAAGTATCGGTTGTGACCAGTCCTATGAAAGCCACTTTGACGCCTTCGTAATCAATGATCTCGTAGGGAATGACCGGATAGGGAATTTCCCCGGTGGCCGAGTCAACGAAATTCGCGCAGATAACCGGGAAATCAGCCTGCTCACTAAGTTCGATGGCATTCTGGACTCCATCGTCAAAATCATGGTTGCCGAGGGTTATCATGTCGTAACTCGTAGCGTTCATCCATTCAATTATGAATTCTCCGGTCCCATAATTCCCGGTAGGTGTTCCCTGGTAGATATCTCCCGCATCTATCAGAAGGCAGTATTCGCCATTTTCCCTGCACTCCTCCCTTACTTCATCAACGTAAGCGCTTATGTATGCGCCTCCTCCGATCATGGGGGGAAAGTCGGGATTCATGAAAGTAGCCTCCCTTGGCACTATTCCTCCGTGTATATCGTTCGTATGCAGGATATTCAGATATACAGTATCCGCGCCTGAGGTAAATACAAGGACAAGCAATAGTATCGGTAGCAGTATTTTCACTTTATCCTCCCGCCTACAGGTCAAATACACGGCTGATGGAGAACATCACCCTGGTGTCGGTTTCCTCAACCGTCAGGCTGTCTCCCGAAACGAAGGAGGGCAGTCCTGATATTTCGGTCTGTTTCCATCTGTCAGGAGAAAAACTGGCTCCCAGGTCAAGGTTCCATTCACCAATGTTAAAGCCCATTCCCGCCGTAAAACTCATCCTGTCAAGGGCGCTTGAAACGGGTGAACGATCGTAGCCGAAGCCGAACCTTGCAACCGGTCCTCCAGGCAGTGTATTCTCAACTCCCGCATTTACTCCCCAGGAGTTCTTCAAACCAAGGTTTTCACTTTCGAACTCAAGGGAACCGTCTGAACTCCAGTAGAAATTCCCGATAAACCTCGATCTCAGTCTGTTTCCCGGAATGTAGATCGAACCAAGTCTGAGAGTCATCGGCATATCAAGGTCGTAATCCGATTCTGAAAGTACATTCCATGTTATTGCGTCACCGTCTGTTTCCGGAGAAACGGAAAGAGACATGGGATACTCGAGGGCCGCGCTGACAAAGACCCTTCTGTCAGGAACAAAAAGTATCGAACCCCTTGTTACAATACCGCTTACCGATTCCCTGCGGTGGGCTCGGGTACTGTCAAGCGTTGGATCGACATGTGATACTTCCCATGTGACATCCCTCGAACCGGTAACGTAGCCTCCGGCCAGTCCGAAGGAAAAAACCTCCGAAGGGATGAATGATACAGCCAGGTCGAATTCGTTATTCAAACCCGATATATCCAGTTTTTCCTGTCCTATTTTCACATAGGCCGCATCTCTGACCGTACGCTCGTAACTGTACCCGTACACCGAGGGAACTCTCCAGCCTGCGGCAAATGCAAGAGATTCCGGAAAACCATCAATACCCCGTACAGCAACAGCCGCGCCGCCGGGGAAGAAGCTTATACCCTTGTTGAAAGCTATTTCTGATTCGCCTATGGAACTTTCGAACTGATCGTAGACCAGTCTTGTGCGTTTCTCTACAGAGAAGTCCATCCCCGCTGAAAATTCGACCTGAAGCCCATGGTCCGCAATCCCCAGAAGAGCTGGATTCTCAAGTATTCCAAGGGCGGAGACCTCCATGAAACCGCAATCACCCATACCGAGTGATACGGCTGAAGAGGAACCCACCGGGTCACCGAGCCACATTACTTCGGGAAGCCCGGCCGAAACTGTCATTAGTAGCGATACTATTCCTGCTGCAATAATGCTCATTCTTCCTCCACCCTACCAGCGGAAATCAAGCTGACATCTGATGCCATATTCTGTTACATGATCGCTGAAATCCCTCACCGGGCTGTTCGGGTCACCCTCGTAGTAGAAGCTGTCATCGGGATCGGGCCTGTACAGATCAGTTCGGGGATAAAATGTGTCTTTTCTCAGTACTCTAAGTCGAAGCTGAAGGTTGTCTGACAGATTGTTTTTCATGGTTACGTAGAATTTTGTTCCGTCACCGTCAAGGAAATCAATGCCAGTGTCCTCGAATTCCCACTGGCTCATTCCGTCGGTGGACCAGAGGGTTGATCCCCCCAGCACAGACAGGTTCTCGCTGAAATTGTGCTCCCATCTGGCAGCGATATAGCCACCTGACATCAATCTGTCATCACCGTACCGGGGATTAGGCGTAAGCTCAACCATCCCGACCCGCAGTTGCACATCGAAGTAATCGTGATTTGTAGGCAGGAAGAAGGTCCTGAAGGTGTATTCAGTAGTACGTGATGTTGTTGGGATAACATCATGCATTTTGGTTTTTTCCTGATATTTGCATTTAAGCCTGAATCTTATCGGAAAGTCCGGTCTGTATTCAAGCTCACCCTGGAACCTGTAGTTATCAAAATTCCATGGTATGGAGCGCCAGAGATCAAGATAAACCTTTGTGAAAGTAATACTCCTGCTTATCTGGAAACGGCTTTCGATGTAAAGACCCTCTTCAGGTTTTGGAGTTGGCCACTCCGCGAGCTGCGATGAAAGGGGGTCGTTCAGATAGTAAGGCTTTTCGAAAACGGTATCATCGAACCTCAGCTGTTCTGTGAAACCGCGATTGTATGGGTTGCTGTATCCCAGGTCGTAGTGTCTCCAGATACCGAGAAGATAAAAGTAATCGTTCTGCCATCTGCCCCTTGCGAGCATGGCTGAGGTTTCGTTGTCCTGGCGGACGTATTCCCCTTCCAGGCTCATATTATCAATAATCGTCTGGGCGGAGATACCGATGAATGAGGAAGACTTCCCCGCTGTCAGAATATCGTACTCGGGACAGTCCCAGTTCTGGGCGTCTCCGGGAATTTCCATTCCCGCGGGATCGGGTACAATGGAATCGCTGTAGGTGATATTCATGCCTCCCAGACCCAGTGCGGTGCCC includes:
- a CDS encoding DUF2085 domain-containing protein, giving the protein MNNSWKKGRLILAILLGVPAGLMFLFSIARPVMGDSGDFIDPVLSATCHRLTSSCLTLPWGISGLCARCTAFWLGLAAGVALMYSHIRKIPFWTGFPLLLPLIADGLLQFHSSYESCNFVRLVTGLAAGSGISVIILGRVPRIN
- a CDS encoding bifunctional metallophosphatase/5'-nucleotidase, giving the protein MKILLPILLLVLVFTSGADTVYLNILHTNDIHGGIVPREATFMNPDFPPMIGGGAYISAYVDEVREECRENGEYCLLIDAGDIYQGTPTGNYGTGEFIIEWMNATSYDMITLGNHDFDDGVQNAIELSEQADFPVICANFVDSATGEIPYPVIPYEIIDYEGVKVAFIGLVTTDTYGLVTPELLGSYIFLNEVECTQRYIVEVEEQGADIIVLVSHLGQPGDPDKYLERVYEAWNAGEEYTKDFCMNHAELTCLVPGIDLIVSGHTHLGFAEPWVNPINHTLVVQGYANGTGIGRIRLKIDTDTKTLVGYDLPEGEEYVSLLHDEFWPDPAIAEMIEGFRSVAEAGMDQVIGEATEQISRGNAEHPLGRLIADAMLWSTDADVALMNRGGIRAAIPRGSITPRVVYQAIPFEEDLFVMEVTGAELKAILETGMQGRRRDMEIGGLTAERNQAMPDGEKIENLLINGEPLDLERTYRFVTSGYLAQGNVGYDIMLEHDAVPANVSLMEAVTGYIAELGEIEADNRTRIIWIEEPR